From the genome of Nicotiana sylvestris chromosome 2, ASM39365v2, whole genome shotgun sequence, one region includes:
- the LOC104236214 gene encoding uncharacterized protein isoform X2, with amino-acid sequence MVQEIELVEGRGHPGQKSWILRFHEINTIEQAQKLVGSTVLVKDEDRPVLEEGEFYTRDLVGMRVFLKETREPVGTVINVFNSGASDLLHVELDSNISLSDRNGKQRLEGGASGPLVWVPFVEAIVPTVDLSKREMLITPPKGLLELNIRADERSKKERRQLEWKERKKFQKRLIAAKKKLHEMEQDHIFHGFRYGEKNQRSFLADQIVDVNSMLLQHALQNMKMPYKRWSFPDFVNALEVSNTLKISKEFLSKENVEHSSICSKVQEQGRGLISCGKVAIVLALGEMLGWSIPEPVGSHNNEDIAYLHIKALVDDSLRLLKTEDQLSVPLILVCPAESIEYLKQLFMDHDYFSFNSEKVWFLGEEKLPVVTASQEEESKHKILMKSPWEILQQPAGSAGIVTLLSSQNLLEHLHVMGVEYIQVCSGNQECINGELLLGFTSSREANAGIQVFRDAGYSEECFNMVFSIDFAKKLTKKIDKLQFEAILKPNQYVEMVDKDWVDVIPSSPNSYEFHSSIYSCLNACPPSKVCFIDITA; translated from the exons GCTCAAAAACTTGTTGGGTCGACTGTACTGGTGAAGGACGAAGATAGACCAGTCCTGGAAGAAGGTGAATTTTACACCCGCGACCTCGTTGGGATGAGAGTTTTTCTAAAG GAAACTAGAGAACCAGTGGGAACTGTTATTAATGTTTTCAACAGTGGAGCTAGTGATCTCCTACATGTTGAGCTTGACTCAAATATTAGTCTGTCAGATCGAAATGGAAAGCAAAGGCTGGAAGGAGGTGCATCTGGTCCGCTTGTATGGGTTCCTTTTGTTGAAGCAATTGTTCCAACTGTTGATTTGAGTAAAAGGGAAATGTTGATTACACCTCCTAAAGGTCTTCTAGAGTTAAATATCCGTGCTGATGAGAGGTCCAAGAAAGAGAGGCGACAGCTT GAatggaaagagagaaaaaagttTCAGAAACGCCTTATAGCAGCCAAGAAGAAATTACATGAAATGGAACAAGATCATATATTTCATGGTTTTAGATACGGCGAGAAAAACCAAAGGAGCTTCCTTGCAGACCAGATAGTTGATGTAAATTCAATGCTGCTTCAGCATGCATTGCAGAATATGAAGATGCCATATAAGAG ATGGAGCTTTCCAGACTTTGTTAATGCTTTAGAAGTTTCAAATACATTAAAAATATCAAAAGAATTCCTTTCAAAAGAAAATGTGGAACATTCCAGCATTTGTTCTAAAGTGCAAGAGCAGGGTCGCGGCCTCATATCTTGCGGCAAGGTTGCCATTGTTTTAGCTTTGGGAGAAATGCTTGGATGGTCTATTCCTGAACCTGTTGGCTCTCATAATAATGAGGACATTGCCTATCTGCATATCAAGGCATTGGTAGATGACAGCCTCAGACTGCTCAAG ACGGAGGACCAGCTATCTGTACCTCTTATATTGGTGTGTCCTGCTGAATCTATTGAATATCTCAAACAATTGTTCATGGATCATGACTACTTCTCTTTCAACTCCGAGAAG GTTTGGTTCTTGGGAGAAGAGAAACTCCCTGTTGTCACTGCATCACAGGAAGAAGAAAGCAAGCATAAAATTTTGATGAAATCACCTTGGGAGATACTCCAGCAACCAGCTGGATCAGCAGGAATTGTTACTTTGCTCTCATCACAGAACCTACTAGAGCATTTACATGTGATGGGCGTGGAGTATATTCAG GTCTGTTCTGGAAATCAAGAATGCATAAATGGGGAGTTGCTACTTGGTTTTACTAGCTCACGTGAAGCCAATGCGGGGATCCAAGTCTTCCGGGATGCTGGCTACTCGGAAGAATGCTTCAACATGGTATTTTCCATTGATTTTGCAAAGAAGTTGACTAAGAAGATCGACAAACTTCAATTTGAAGCCATTTTAAAGCCAAATCAGTACGTGGAGATGGTAGATAAAGACTGGGTTGATGTCATCCCCTCCTCACCAAACTCATATGAGTTTCATTCTTCAATTTATAGCTGCTTGAACGCTTGTCCTCCTAGTAAAGTTTGTTTTATAGACATTACTGCATGA